A section of the Carassius carassius chromosome 17, fCarCar2.1, whole genome shotgun sequence genome encodes:
- the zranb2 gene encoding zinc finger Ran-binding domain-containing protein 2: MSGKSFRVSDGDWICSDKKCGNVNFARRTSCNRCGRDKTTEVKMMKAGGTEIGKTLAEKSKGLFSANDWQCKTCGNVNWARRSECNMCNTPKYAKLEERTGYGGGFNERENLVYNEREESDGEYDEFGRIKKKFRGKSKQDSDKKEEPKKNVVDEDEEEEDDDEEGDLSKYKLDDDEDDEDEADLSKYDLDASEEKKGSRSGSSRSSSRSSSSSSRSRSRSSSSSRSRSRSRSNSRSSSRSGKGSVSSKKRSRSPSSSPEGGQKRSRSRSSSGGRKKRRSRSHSSERRRGSSGSSHSGSSSKQK, from the exons ATGTCGGGAAAGAGTTTTCGCGTTAGCGACGGAGACTGGATTTGTTCTGATAAAAA GTGTGGAAATGTCAACTTTGCCAGAAGAACGAGTTGTAACCGATGTGGCAGGG ATAAGACAACTGAAGTAAAGATGATGAAAGCAGGGGGAACCGAGATTGGAAAGACCCTGGCTGAGAAGAGCAAAGGTCTCTTCAGTGCCAACGATTGGCAGTGCAAAAC TTGTGGCAATGTAAACTGGGCCAGAAGATCAGAGTGCAACATGTGTAACACCCCTAAATATGCCAAACTGGAGGAAAGGACAG GATATGGTGGAGGGTTCAATGAGAGAGAGAATTTAGTTTACAATGAGCGAGAGGAGTCCGATGGCGAGTATGATGAG TTTGGGCGCATAAAAAAGAAGTTTCGTGGAAAAAGCAAGCAGGACAGTGACAAGAAAGAGGaaccaaaaaaaaatgttgtcgatgaagacgaagaagaagaggATGACGATGAAGAAGGAGATCTTTCAAAATACAAACTTGAT gatgatgaagatgatgaagatgaggcAGATTTGTCCAAGTATGATTTGGATGCTAGTGAAGAAAAGAAAGGGAGTCGCTCCGGCTCCTCGCGGTCATCATCTCGCTCGTCCAGTTCAAGTTCCCGGTCTAGGTCCAG GAGCTCATCCAGTTCCAGATCTCGTTCTCGCTCCAGGTCCAATTCCAG ATCCAGCTCCAGATCAGGAAAGGGCTCGGTTTCCTCAAAGAAGAGATCTCGCTCCCCTTCATCATCGCCTGAGGGAGGCCAGAAAAGGAGTCGCTCCAGGTCCTCCTCTGGTGGCCGCAAAAAAAGACGCTCACGATCGCACTCGTCTGAAAG GCGCAGAGGCTCATCTGGATCTTCCCACTCTGGCTcaagctcaaaacagaaatga